The Faecalibacter sp. LW9 genome has a segment encoding these proteins:
- a CDS encoding OmpA family protein, giving the protein MSINIIDLAKKYLTSDTVDKVSHELGESPSNVNNAISAYLPIILGTLVDKNSSTGGLLHTLKSFGASRGLNSLSTQTSESPVLSQLINLLFGSNQSGIVSKIAEFAGISNGSSSKLFNLVSEASLGSLGKYANDNNLGEAEFGSLLNTNKSSLASLLPAGLGLGALGLGNIFGGDKSDVKTEIVRENLTVEKPKVETREEPYVDPVRYNEPEEKSSFWKWLIPLLLLLLGGYLIWNWLKKDDNHDTTPVTTTDTVRVQEGDTTEVVTTKTYSDIDLDGVTLKAYPGGFEEQIITYIKSDEYKNASEDQLKEKWFNFDNINFVFGKTDQLEGDSNIQLENLAQILKKYPDTKIKIGAYTDNVGKPEDNKVLSQKRADFLKSELSRLGVGTQVIGVEGYGAEFATVPAEASDEERSADRKMSIRFSK; this is encoded by the coding sequence CTATTAACATTATTGACTTAGCAAAAAAATACTTAACATCAGACACTGTCGATAAAGTATCTCATGAACTTGGAGAATCCCCAAGTAACGTAAATAACGCGATTAGTGCTTATCTTCCTATTATCTTAGGAACATTAGTAGATAAAAACTCAAGTACCGGAGGATTACTCCATACCCTAAAATCATTCGGAGCATCAAGAGGATTAAATTCTTTATCTACCCAAACTTCAGAATCTCCTGTGCTTTCACAATTAATTAATTTATTATTTGGATCAAACCAATCCGGAATAGTGAGTAAGATTGCCGAGTTTGCAGGAATTTCAAACGGATCATCTTCAAAACTGTTTAATTTAGTCTCAGAAGCATCTTTGGGTTCTTTAGGAAAATATGCTAATGATAATAATTTAGGTGAAGCTGAATTTGGAAGTTTATTAAATACTAATAAATCTTCTTTAGCATCACTCTTACCTGCTGGCTTAGGACTTGGAGCTTTAGGTTTAGGAAATATTTTTGGAGGAGACAAATCAGATGTTAAAACTGAAATCGTACGTGAAAATCTTACGGTTGAAAAACCAAAAGTGGAAACAAGAGAAGAACCTTATGTTGATCCAGTACGATATAACGAACCTGAAGAAAAATCAAGCTTTTGGAAGTGGTTAATTCCACTATTATTACTTCTATTGGGAGGGTACTTGATTTGGAATTGGTTAAAGAAAGATGATAATCATGATACAACTCCTGTTACAACAACAGACACTGTACGTGTGCAAGAAGGAGATACTACTGAAGTGGTAACGACGAAAACCTATAGTGATATTGATTTAGATGGTGTGACATTAAAAGCTTATCCGGGAGGTTTTGAAGAACAAATCATTACCTATATAAAATCGGATGAATATAAAAATGCTTCAGAAGATCAATTAAAAGAAAAATGGTTCAATTTTGATAACATCAATTTCGTTTTTGGTAAAACAGATCAATTAGAAGGAGATTCAAATATTCAGTTAGAAAATTTAGCTCAAATTCTTAAGAAGTACCCAGATACAAAGATTAAAATTGGAGCATATACTGATAATGTCGGAAAACCTGAGGATAACAAAGTACTATCTCAAAAACGTGCAGATTTCTTGAAATCAGAATTATCACGTTTAGGCGTAGGAACTCAAGTTATTGGTGTCGAAGGTTATGGTGCGGAGTTTGCAACTGTTCCTGCTGAAGCTTCTGACGAAGAACGTTCAGCAGATCGTAAAATGTCAATTCGATTTTCTAAATAA